Proteins encoded by one window of Aliivibrio wodanis:
- the rne gene encoding ribonuclease E, with protein MKRMLINATQKEELRVALVDGQRLFDLDIESPGHESKKANIYKGKITRIEPSLEAAFVDYGADRHGFLPLKEIAKEYFPQGYTYQGRPNIKDVLREGQEVIVQVEKEERGNKGAALTTFISLAGSYLVLMPNNPRAGGISRRIEGEERTQLKAALSTLELPQGMGLIVRTAGVGKSAEELEWDLNVLLNHWEAVKHASESNQAPFLIHQESNVIVRAIRDYLRRDIGEILIDSPKIFDRARQHIQLIRPDFLSRVKLYEGEVPLFSHYQIESQIESAFDREVRLPSGGSIVIDPTEALTSIDINSARATKGGDIEETALNTNLEAADEIARQLRLRDLGGLVVIDFIDMTPVRHQREVENRMREAVRMDRARVQIGRISRFGLLEMSRQRLSPSLAEASHHICPRCTGTGVVRDNESLALSVLRLIEEESLKDNTTQVLAVVPVAIASYLLNEKRRSVQHVEKFHSVRVIIVPNSDMETPHFEVVRIREGEEQEMLSYLLPKKLEALREAEAKEVPTVNITPRKREEPVLQGFSAPTQAAPVAKAPEAKVAETKVVASTEEKPGIITRFFSAIANFFSTPETAQPAEPEKKVEEETPAQSQRRNQNRNHDRRRNENGRNNRNGRRNGNENRNNENRNDNRRGKKVEDAPVAVTKPVKATDNKPTKQPKVRKEIAEQGIKLAAEAQQPSPQVAEKPVEKREKTVQVKQRRQRRQLQKKVRTGQTVESEVKVETEIAVVVDSQAQAAGSVDTNTEKNTERKEGQRRNRRSPRHLRASGQRRRRRDRRPFNPSRLFAGVASPELAMGKVFPDFTRILEQKKAKLQQQGKFVDNETQNAKDKVNNSTLIKTNVGGVAFPEMAMGKVLLPYVATPIINAVETVVTETPVIETPTINEAPTKVETPVVEKKVEVKEEVMTPTVKVVATKPQYKGQASSGMTKASGPTEIKEITVKAAALKAERFEPKQAGSQTATSQASAAMAKTAGL; from the coding sequence ATGAAAAGAATGTTGATTAACGCAACCCAAAAGGAAGAGTTGCGCGTCGCATTAGTTGATGGCCAGCGCCTTTTTGATTTAGATATCGAAAGCCCAGGTCACGAATCTAAAAAAGCTAATATTTATAAAGGTAAAATCACCCGTATCGAACCAAGCTTAGAAGCAGCTTTTGTTGATTACGGTGCTGATCGCCACGGTTTCCTTCCCCTTAAGGAAATCGCTAAAGAATATTTCCCACAAGGTTACACTTATCAAGGTCGTCCAAATATCAAGGACGTATTGCGAGAAGGCCAAGAAGTTATTGTTCAAGTTGAAAAAGAAGAGCGTGGCAACAAAGGCGCGGCTTTAACAACCTTCATATCTCTTGCTGGTAGCTACCTTGTTCTGATGCCAAACAATCCTCGTGCTGGCGGTATTTCTCGTCGAATCGAAGGTGAAGAACGCACCCAACTGAAAGCAGCACTAAGTACATTAGAACTACCTCAAGGTATGGGTCTAATTGTTCGCACTGCTGGTGTTGGTAAGTCTGCAGAAGAACTTGAATGGGATTTAAACGTACTCCTAAACCATTGGGAAGCGGTTAAACACGCCTCTGAATCAAACCAAGCACCTTTCCTAATTCACCAAGAAAGTAACGTAATTGTTCGTGCAATCCGTGATTACTTACGCCGTGATATTGGTGAGATCTTAATTGATAGCCCAAAAATCTTTGATCGTGCTCGCCAACACATTCAACTTATTCGTCCTGACTTTTTGTCTCGCGTTAAGTTATATGAAGGTGAAGTTCCATTATTTAGCCACTATCAAATCGAAAGCCAGATTGAATCTGCTTTTGATCGTGAAGTGCGCTTACCTTCTGGTGGCTCAATCGTTATTGACCCTACAGAAGCATTAACCTCTATTGATATCAACTCTGCTCGTGCAACGAAAGGTGGTGATATTGAAGAAACAGCATTAAATACTAACCTTGAAGCTGCAGATGAGATTGCCCGTCAATTACGTCTGCGTGACCTAGGTGGCCTAGTTGTTATCGACTTCATTGATATGACGCCAGTTCGTCATCAACGTGAAGTTGAAAACCGTATGCGTGAAGCTGTTCGTATGGATCGTGCTCGCGTCCAAATCGGTCGTATTTCTCGCTTTGGTTTGTTAGAAATGTCTCGTCAACGCTTAAGTCCATCTTTAGCTGAAGCAAGTCATCACATTTGTCCTCGTTGTACGGGTACAGGTGTGGTTCGTGATAATGAGTCTCTAGCACTATCTGTTCTACGTTTAATTGAAGAAGAGTCTCTAAAAGACAATACAACGCAAGTTCTTGCGGTTGTCCCTGTTGCTATCGCTTCTTACTTACTTAATGAGAAACGTCGTTCAGTTCAACATGTTGAAAAATTCCATAGCGTACGCGTTATTATTGTTCCTAACTCTGACATGGAAACACCACACTTTGAAGTGGTTCGTATCCGTGAAGGTGAAGAACAAGAAATGTTATCTTATCTTCTGCCAAAGAAACTAGAAGCATTACGTGAAGCTGAAGCAAAAGAAGTTCCTACTGTAAATATTACGCCTAGAAAGCGTGAAGAGCCTGTACTTCAAGGGTTCAGTGCTCCTACTCAAGCAGCTCCTGTAGCAAAAGCACCAGAAGCGAAAGTAGCAGAAACTAAAGTTGTCGCTTCAACAGAAGAGAAACCAGGTATTATTACTCGTTTCTTCTCTGCAATTGCTAACTTCTTCTCTACACCAGAAACAGCACAACCTGCTGAGCCGGAGAAAAAAGTAGAAGAAGAAACACCAGCACAATCACAGCGTCGTAATCAAAATCGTAACCATGATCGTCGTCGTAACGAAAACGGTCGTAACAACCGCAATGGCCGTCGTAATGGCAATGAAAACCGTAATAACGAGAATCGTAATGATAATCGTCGCGGAAAGAAAGTTGAAGATGCGCCAGTAGCTGTAACTAAACCAGTAAAAGCTACCGATAACAAGCCGACTAAACAACCTAAAGTTCGTAAAGAAATTGCAGAACAAGGTATAAAGTTAGCAGCAGAAGCACAACAGCCATCTCCTCAGGTAGCTGAAAAGCCAGTTGAAAAACGAGAAAAAACGGTTCAAGTAAAACAACGTCGTCAGCGTCGTCAATTACAGAAGAAAGTTCGTACTGGACAAACTGTTGAAAGTGAAGTGAAAGTTGAAACAGAAATAGCAGTTGTGGTTGACTCTCAAGCACAAGCAGCAGGTTCTGTTGATACGAACACTGAGAAGAATACAGAACGTAAAGAAGGCCAACGTCGTAATCGTCGTTCACCTCGTCATTTACGTGCAAGTGGTCAGCGTCGTCGTCGTCGTGATCGTCGTCCTTTCAACCCTTCTCGTTTATTTGCTGGTGTTGCATCACCTGAACTAGCTATGGGTAAAGTCTTCCCTGACTTCACTCGTATTCTAGAGCAGAAAAAAGCCAAGTTACAACAACAAGGCAAATTTGTAGATAACGAAACTCAAAACGCAAAAGATAAAGTAAATAACTCGACATTAATAAAAACAAATGTCGGTGGTGTTGCTTTCCCTGAAATGGCAATGGGTAAAGTACTACTTCCTTACGTTGCTACGCCTATTATAAACGCTGTAGAAACAGTCGTTACTGAAACACCAGTAATTGAAACTCCAACAATCAACGAAGCACCTACGAAAGTAGAAACGCCAGTAGTTGAGAAAAAAGTTGAAGTTAAAGAAGAGGTAATGACTCCTACTGTTAAAGTTGTTGCTACAAAACCACAATATAAAGGTCAAGCATCTTCAGGGATGACAAAAGCAAGTGGCCCAACAGAGATTAAAGAGATCACTGTAAAAGCCGCTGCACTGAAAGCTGAACGTTTTGAACCAAAACAAGCGGGTAGCCAAACAGCCACTTCTCAAGCAAGTGCTGCAATGGCAAAAACTGCTGGTTTATAA
- a CDS encoding sulfate transporter, with amino-acid sequence MFEFPKFSNHSVKNDVLSGLTVALALVPEAVAFAFVAGVDPMVGLYAAFIVGLITSVIGGRPGMISGATGAMAVVMVSLVAMHGVQYLFAAILLAGILQIAAGLFKLGKFIRIVPHPVMIGFVNGLAIVIFLAQLGQFKAPDALGNLDWLQGPEMILMLGLVALTMAIIHFLPKLTTSVPSSLVAIIVVTGLVQGLDLDTRTVVDFLRTMSGDEAATLAGSLPTFSVPNVPLSLETLYIIFPYALILAAIGLIESLLTLTVIDEMTGTRGQSNRECVGQGVANVTCSVFGAMGGCAMIGQSMINVNSGGRGRLSGITAALALLGFILFASGLIEMIPLAALVGVMFMVVIGTFEWATFKLARRVPKQDFFVIVLVTVVTVLTDLAVAVGVGVIASALMFAWQHAKHIYSTNSINDENSKVYEINGPIFFGSAANFLELFDVENDPQDIIIDFASSRIVDHSAIEAIDTIADRYSKAGKKVHLRHLSQDCHALLNKAGSLVEINVKEDPIYKVVSQ; translated from the coding sequence ATGTTTGAATTCCCAAAATTTTCTAATCATTCTGTAAAGAATGACGTTTTATCAGGGCTAACCGTTGCGTTAGCTTTAGTTCCTGAAGCAGTTGCATTTGCTTTTGTTGCTGGTGTTGATCCAATGGTTGGCCTTTATGCTGCCTTTATTGTTGGTCTAATTACTTCTGTCATTGGCGGACGCCCAGGAATGATCTCTGGTGCTACAGGCGCTATGGCCGTTGTTATGGTTAGCCTTGTTGCTATGCACGGCGTTCAATACCTTTTTGCTGCCATTTTACTCGCCGGCATTTTACAAATTGCAGCAGGCTTATTTAAATTAGGTAAGTTTATTCGAATTGTTCCACACCCAGTAATGATTGGTTTTGTGAATGGTTTAGCTATCGTTATTTTCCTTGCTCAACTTGGCCAATTTAAAGCACCTGATGCTTTGGGTAACTTAGATTGGCTGCAAGGTCCTGAAATGATTTTAATGTTAGGTCTTGTTGCATTAACAATGGCTATCATTCATTTCTTACCAAAACTAACCACCTCTGTTCCTTCTTCATTAGTAGCAATTATTGTTGTTACTGGTTTAGTTCAAGGTTTAGATTTAGATACTCGTACTGTTGTCGATTTCTTGCGTACAATGAGTGGTGATGAAGCTGCAACACTAGCAGGTTCACTTCCTACTTTTTCAGTGCCTAACGTTCCTCTTTCTTTAGAAACGTTATACATCATTTTCCCGTACGCATTAATTTTAGCGGCAATCGGCCTAATCGAGTCATTATTAACTCTAACAGTAATTGATGAAATGACAGGTACTCGTGGCCAATCTAACCGTGAATGTGTAGGCCAGGGCGTTGCAAACGTAACTTGTTCCGTATTCGGTGCAATGGGTGGCTGTGCAATGATTGGTCAATCAATGATCAACGTTAACTCTGGTGGTCGTGGTCGTCTATCCGGTATCACTGCCGCTCTTGCTCTACTTGGCTTTATCTTATTTGCTTCAGGCTTAATTGAGATGATCCCACTAGCTGCATTAGTTGGTGTTATGTTTATGGTTGTTATTGGTACATTTGAGTGGGCAACATTTAAATTAGCTCGTCGCGTACCAAAACAAGACTTCTTTGTGATTGTATTAGTAACTGTTGTAACGGTTCTAACTGACCTTGCAGTGGCTGTTGGTGTTGGTGTTATAGCATCAGCACTTATGTTTGCATGGCAACACGCGAAACATATTTACTCAACAAACTCAATTAATGATGAAAACTCTAAGGTTTATGAGATCAATGGTCCTATATTCTTTGGTTCTGCTGCTAATTTCTTAGAGTTATTTGATGTGGAAAATGACCCTCAAGATATCATCATCGACTTTGCTTCATCACGTATTGTTGATCATTCAGCAATTGAAGCTATTGATACTATTGCAGATCGTTATTCTAAAGCTGGTAAAAAAGTACATCTTCGCCACTTAAGTCAAGATTGCCATGCTCTACTAAATAAAGCAGGTAGTCTAGTTGAGATTAACGTAAAAGAAGACCCAATCTATAAAGTAGTAAGCCAATAG
- a CDS encoding putative metal dependent phosphohydrolase, protein MRVKLIQQIIILRVYLTNVTIVLIINEGCMINYQLNKKNISGLYGIGAIVFIFYGIFVCPFIESLPKKVIFVEVGLTFLAMLLVRFFIFIPNSLLNKASPIVKEIVNFTLFGILLSIFMGVNHEFPIESNLKVIFGMVILGVFTGIISEQLTLIERYQHMSDSPYLNTQLHGERESIIQQFMFLMILLVIALTTTLVMVAVKDLFWLEEQPERFFNGEGKISIIKEFIFISTILFLYTFSIVFLWGKKLSVVLRSKENALNEVSLGSMSTRIPIYNHDEFGVLGSLTNNMLSNLEKNKIELQQTRDSAIVGLSALAESRDNETGAHILRTQKYIKSLALDLQTLPSHSSLLSDEYIDLLYKSAPLHDVGKVGIPDNILLKPGKLTDDEFETMKQHPMIGAQALSIAESQMEGDSSFLMLAKEIALTHHEKWDGSGYPQKLEGEDIPLSGRLMALADVYDALISKRVYKPGFSHEKARGIILEGKGTHFDPQIVEAFMRVEDEFKAIAKQYQDK, encoded by the coding sequence ATGAGAGTAAAACTTATTCAACAAATTATTATATTGAGAGTTTACTTAACAAATGTCACTATTGTGTTAATTATTAATGAGGGTTGTATGATTAATTATCAATTAAATAAAAAGAATATCAGTGGGTTATATGGTATTGGGGCTATAGTTTTCATTTTCTATGGAATTTTTGTGTGCCCTTTTATCGAATCATTACCTAAAAAGGTAATTTTTGTAGAGGTTGGATTAACATTTTTAGCTATGCTTTTGGTTCGCTTCTTTATTTTTATACCTAATTCATTACTTAACAAAGCCTCTCCAATAGTTAAAGAAATCGTTAACTTTACGTTATTTGGTATTTTACTTTCTATATTTATGGGAGTTAATCATGAATTTCCAATCGAAAGTAATTTGAAGGTAATTTTCGGAATGGTTATTTTAGGGGTATTCACTGGGATAATCTCAGAACAACTTACCTTAATTGAACGATATCAGCATATGTCTGATAGTCCTTATTTAAACACTCAACTACATGGCGAAAGAGAGTCAATCATCCAGCAATTTATGTTTTTGATGATTTTATTGGTTATTGCTCTGACTACAACGCTTGTTATGGTTGCGGTAAAGGACCTATTTTGGTTAGAGGAACAGCCTGAACGTTTTTTTAATGGTGAGGGGAAAATAAGCATAATTAAAGAATTTATTTTTATAAGTACCATATTGTTTCTCTACACTTTCAGTATTGTGTTTCTATGGGGTAAGAAGTTATCAGTGGTCCTTAGGTCTAAAGAAAATGCATTAAATGAAGTATCTTTAGGCTCAATGAGTACGCGAATTCCAATTTATAATCATGATGAATTTGGAGTTTTAGGAAGTCTTACAAATAATATGCTATCGAATTTAGAGAAGAATAAGATAGAGCTTCAGCAAACACGAGACTCGGCTATTGTAGGCCTTTCTGCTTTAGCTGAATCAAGAGATAATGAAACAGGGGCTCATATATTACGAACTCAGAAATATATTAAATCACTCGCGTTGGATTTGCAGACGTTACCTTCTCACAGCTCTTTACTTAGCGATGAATATATAGACCTTCTTTATAAATCAGCACCGTTGCATGATGTTGGGAAAGTCGGGATCCCTGATAATATTTTATTGAAACCGGGTAAATTAACAGACGACGAATTTGAAACCATGAAGCAGCATCCTATGATAGGAGCTCAAGCGCTTTCAATTGCTGAATCTCAAATGGAAGGGGATAGTTCTTTCTTAATGCTAGCAAAAGAAATTGCATTAACTCACCATGAAAAGTGGGATGGAAGTGGCTATCCGCAAAAATTAGAAGGTGAGGACATACCGTTGTCAGGTCGTTTAATGGCACTAGCTGATGTCTATGATGCACTTATTTCAAAGCGAGTATATAAACCAGGGTTTAGCCATGAGAAGGCAAGAGGTATTATTCTAGAAGGAAAAGGAACGCACTTTGATCCTCAAATAGTTGAAGCATTTATGCGAGTTGAGGATGAATTTAAAGCGATAGCAAAGCAATATCAGGATAAATAA
- the btuR gene encoding cob(I)yrinic acid a,c-diamide adenosyltransferase (cob(I)alamin adenosyltransferase) (corrinoid adenosyltransferase) has translation MNNIAKEQRYKQRQEKIKNNIDKRVGEAQTEKGLLIVITGNGKGKTTSGFGTVARAVGHGLNCVVAQFIKGTWDCGERNLLEGHGVPFYVMKTGFTWNTQDKTADTEAAQRVWQDCKKSLSDESIDLVLLDEMTYMVTYGYIDLEELKTALMNRPKMQSVVITGRAAHRELIEMADTVSEVRNVKHAFDSGVKALKGIDW, from the coding sequence ATGAATAATATAGCAAAAGAACAACGTTATAAGCAGCGACAGGAAAAAATTAAAAATAATATAGATAAGCGTGTAGGTGAAGCTCAAACAGAAAAAGGCTTATTAATAGTTATTACTGGCAATGGAAAAGGTAAAACAACCTCTGGTTTTGGCACTGTAGCTCGAGCGGTTGGACATGGCTTAAATTGTGTTGTTGCTCAATTTATTAAAGGTACTTGGGATTGTGGCGAAAGAAACTTACTAGAAGGTCATGGTGTCCCTTTCTATGTAATGAAAACAGGGTTTACTTGGAATACGCAGGATAAAACCGCTGATACAGAAGCCGCACAGCGTGTATGGCAAGATTGTAAGAAAAGCCTGTCTGATGAGTCAATCGATCTCGTTTTATTGGATGAGATGACTTACATGGTCACTTATGGCTATATTGACTTAGAAGAGCTTAAAACGGCCTTAATGAATCGTCCAAAAATGCAATCTGTGGTAATTACAGGACGAGCAGCGCATCGTGAATTAATTGAAATGGCTGATACGGTATCTGAAGTTCGAAATGTAAAACATGCTTTTGATTCGGGCGTTAAGGCCCTAAAAGGCATCGACTGGTAG
- a CDS encoding outer membrane assembly protein, AsmA — protein MKKLALLVSIPFIAVIAAFLVLVLLVNPNEFKPLIKDKIQAQTGRQLTINGDIEWRFFPSIGFSIGEVALSNPDGFATPDLVKFNNAVLDLNVRPLFQHEINIGLVTLDGASFTLHTLKNGLSNLDNIGLEKVTDDTAEATSIEATVETVSTENTKPSAQLNDWKVTLEGIALTNAEVLIQDDKAGTKMYFSDMNLSLSQFSPGEWAKLSFNLKGDLGQQKVALDGKTDLNIAATLDAASLKQTEFTASYSDASNKFKDIRFSIDQFSFDEWANISLKATGKANALQVSSNSTFALYVPKALDVVQVKDFSSTNNVKGEGIPNEDVTAVIGFNSSFDLNKSYLKIEKLALSAVDTDFNGKMSVLLNDIPKVRFELQSPNIDVDALLATLPQSETVTVKKTEKDSKKVANVTTKEVEPDLSALKSLDVAGSIVIDKFKASNAKMHNVTSVFSVNRGVLKLTKFHSDLYDGAIDMTATLDARNTTPTYTFKQSIKGVQVAPLLTDVMGESLVEGTGNIALNISGKSLKSSALKQNLKGKASVNFADGAVNGVNIPLLIRTTYAKIKGEKVQGSEEAEKTDFSALTADFYLSKGNATTKNIKMVSPLLRIHGEGSADYVDETANMLIKSSIVSSLKGQGGKDIDDLKDVTIPIRITGLWAKPKYKLEFDDVMQQKAKKEIDRGIEKLEEKYGNKIKDEKVKEAANKLLKGLFN, from the coding sequence GTGAAAAAATTAGCCTTATTAGTTAGCATCCCTTTTATTGCAGTCATTGCTGCTTTTTTAGTATTGGTATTACTTGTTAATCCTAATGAGTTTAAACCATTAATCAAAGACAAAATTCAAGCGCAAACAGGACGTCAGTTAACCATTAATGGAGATATTGAGTGGCGATTTTTCCCATCGATTGGTTTCTCTATTGGTGAAGTTGCTCTAAGTAACCCAGATGGCTTTGCTACTCCTGATCTTGTGAAGTTTAATAATGCCGTTTTAGATCTTAATGTACGTCCACTATTCCAACATGAAATTAATATTGGGTTAGTGACTCTAGATGGTGCTTCTTTTACGTTGCACACATTAAAAAATGGGTTGAGTAACCTTGATAACATTGGGCTAGAAAAAGTAACAGATGATACAGCGGAAGCGACATCTATAGAAGCGACAGTAGAAACGGTTAGTACTGAAAATACAAAACCTAGCGCACAACTTAATGATTGGAAGGTGACTTTAGAAGGTATTGCATTAACTAATGCGGAAGTACTTATTCAAGATGATAAAGCAGGCACTAAAATGTATTTTAGTGATATGAATTTGTCATTGTCTCAGTTCAGCCCAGGTGAGTGGGCAAAGTTATCTTTTAATTTAAAGGGAGACTTAGGTCAGCAAAAAGTGGCGTTAGACGGCAAGACTGATTTAAATATTGCCGCTACATTAGATGCGGCGTCATTAAAGCAGACTGAGTTTACTGCTTCTTATTCTGATGCATCAAATAAATTTAAAGATATCAGATTCAGCATTGACCAATTCTCTTTTGATGAGTGGGCTAACATTAGCTTAAAGGCGACGGGTAAGGCTAATGCGCTTCAAGTAAGTTCAAACTCTACATTTGCATTGTATGTACCAAAAGCATTAGACGTTGTCCAAGTTAAAGACTTTTCAAGTACAAATAATGTGAAAGGAGAAGGGATACCAAATGAAGATGTTACCGCTGTTATTGGTTTTAACAGCTCATTTGATTTAAATAAATCGTATTTAAAGATTGAAAAATTGGCTCTGTCAGCGGTAGATACTGATTTTAATGGCAAGATGAGCGTGCTGTTAAACGATATCCCGAAGGTACGTTTTGAATTGCAGAGCCCGAATATTGATGTTGATGCGTTATTGGCAACCTTACCTCAAAGTGAGACAGTAACGGTTAAAAAGACAGAAAAAGATAGCAAAAAAGTGGCAAACGTAACCACAAAAGAAGTAGAACCTGATTTAAGTGCACTAAAATCACTTGATGTGGCAGGCTCGATTGTTATTGATAAATTTAAGGCAAGTAATGCCAAGATGCACAATGTTACTTCTGTGTTCTCAGTTAATCGTGGTGTATTAAAGCTAACGAAATTTCACTCGGATTTATACGATGGTGCGATTGATATGACTGCAACATTGGATGCTCGCAATACAACACCAACGTATACCTTTAAACAATCAATTAAAGGTGTACAGGTTGCTCCTTTATTGACTGATGTTATGGGTGAAAGTCTAGTTGAAGGTACTGGTAATATCGCACTTAATATTTCAGGTAAGAGCTTAAAATCAAGCGCTCTAAAACAAAATCTTAAAGGGAAAGCATCCGTTAATTTTGCAGATGGTGCCGTGAATGGCGTTAATATCCCATTATTGATTAGAACAACTTACGCCAAAATCAAAGGTGAAAAAGTTCAAGGCAGTGAAGAAGCTGAAAAAACAGACTTTAGTGCACTAACAGCAGACTTTTACTTATCAAAAGGCAATGCAACGACGAAAAATATTAAGATGGTATCCCCATTACTACGTATTCATGGTGAAGGCTCGGCTGATTATGTTGATGAAACGGCAAATATGTTAATCAAAAGCTCTATTGTTAGTTCTCTGAAAGGTCAGGGCGGCAAAGATATTGATGATCTAAAAGACGTGACGATACCAATTAGAATTACGGGTCTATGGGCTAAGCCAAAATATAAGCTTGAGTTTGATGATGTTATGCAGCAAAAAGCCAAGAAAGAAATTGATCGTGGTATAGAAAAGCTTGAAGAGAAGTATGGTAATAAAATTAAAGATGAAAAAGTAAAAGAAGCGGCAAATAAACTGCTGAAAGGACTTTTTAATTAA
- the udk gene encoding uridine kinase, which produces MSENSNQNCIIVGIAGASASGKSLIASTIYNELRAKVGDHQIGVITEDSYYKDQSHLTMEERVKTNYDHPSALDHELLCEHLEQLMRGEKVDIPTYSYTEHTRTSEVEVMTPKKVIILEGILLLTDPRLRNLMHASVFMDTPLDICLLRRAKRDVEERGRTMESVFQQYQKTVRPMFMQFIDPSKQHADIIVPRGGKNRIAIDVLKAHISRLLKA; this is translated from the coding sequence ATGTCAGAGAACAGTAATCAAAACTGTATTATCGTAGGTATTGCAGGGGCATCAGCTTCAGGTAAGAGTTTGATCGCTTCGACTATTTATAACGAACTACGAGCAAAAGTTGGCGATCATCAAATTGGTGTAATAACTGAAGACAGTTACTACAAGGACCAAAGCCACCTGACCATGGAAGAAAGAGTCAAAACAAATTACGATCACCCAAGCGCACTTGATCACGAGCTACTTTGTGAGCATCTTGAGCAGCTTATGCGTGGTGAAAAGGTTGATATTCCAACCTATAGCTATACAGAGCACACTCGCACTTCTGAAGTTGAAGTGATGACTCCTAAAAAAGTGATTATCTTAGAAGGTATTTTGCTTTTAACTGATCCGCGTTTACGTAATTTAATGCACGCAAGTGTGTTTATGGACACGCCATTAGATATTTGTTTATTACGCCGTGCTAAACGTGATGTAGAAGAACGTGGTCGTACAATGGAATCGGTATTCCAGCAATACCAGAAAACAGTACGCCCAATGTTCATGCAATTTATTGATCCATCAAAACAACATGCTGATATCATTGTTCCACGCGGTGGTAAAAACCGAATTGCGATTGATGTGTTGAAAGCTCATATTTCGCGACTATTAAAAGCGTAA
- the mrp gene encoding protein mrp — MAFTTMAEIKNWLNEFTHPQLCEGWAEIPNMVSIAATGVITVTLPFVSGSIKQELLSWVESQKVILAIPSLSVVIVMKPATLKTNKPAVKGVKNIIAVSSGKGGVGKSTTAVNLALALQHLGARVGILDADIYGPSVPLMLGVEDKKPNIVDNNRMMPVEAHGLYSNSIGYLVDKAEAAVWRGPMASKALSQLVNETLWPDLDYLIIDMPPGTGDIQLTLSQQIPTTGALIVTTPQDLALTDAIKGVNMFTKVDIPVIGVVENMSVHICSNCGHEEAIFGTGGAELMAKHYAIPLLGKLPLHIDIRSETDSGTPSVASNVTSAHSQLYIQLAEQVSSRLYWRGEVIVDQIMFKSL, encoded by the coding sequence ATGGCATTTACAACGATGGCAGAGATTAAAAATTGGTTAAATGAATTTACGCATCCACAACTTTGTGAGGGTTGGGCTGAGATCCCTAATATGGTTTCAATCGCGGCAACTGGCGTGATTACAGTAACATTACCCTTTGTTTCTGGCTCAATTAAGCAGGAATTACTCTCTTGGGTGGAATCACAAAAAGTAATCTTAGCGATACCGTCATTATCAGTCGTGATTGTAATGAAACCTGCTACTTTAAAAACAAATAAACCGGCAGTGAAAGGCGTTAAGAATATTATTGCAGTAAGTTCTGGTAAAGGTGGTGTGGGTAAATCAACGACGGCTGTTAATTTAGCATTAGCACTCCAACATCTAGGTGCGAGAGTTGGGATCTTAGATGCTGATATTTATGGGCCATCTGTACCTCTTATGTTGGGTGTTGAAGATAAAAAGCCAAACATTGTCGATAATAATCGCATGATGCCAGTTGAAGCTCATGGTCTCTATAGTAATTCAATTGGTTATTTAGTTGATAAAGCAGAAGCGGCAGTATGGCGTGGTCCAATGGCTTCTAAAGCATTGTCTCAGTTAGTGAATGAAACCTTATGGCCTGACTTGGATTATTTGATCATTGATATGCCACCAGGTACCGGTGATATTCAACTTACTTTGTCACAACAGATCCCGACAACGGGTGCATTGATTGTTACGACTCCTCAAGACCTCGCGTTAACGGACGCTATAAAAGGGGTAAATATGTTTACTAAAGTAGATATTCCTGTGATTGGTGTGGTCGAAAATATGAGTGTGCATATTTGTTCTAATTGTGGGCATGAAGAAGCGATCTTTGGGACTGGTGGTGCAGAATTAATGGCGAAACATTATGCGATCCCATTATTAGGTAAGCTTCCTCTACATATTGATATTCGAAGTGAAACGGATTCTGGGACGCCAAGTGTGGCTTCAAATGTGACAAGTGCCCACAGCCAGCTCTATATTCAGTTAGCAGAACAGGTGTCTAGTCGCTTGTATTGGCGAGGAGAGGTCATTGTTGACCAAATAATGTTCAAGTCATTATAG